The following are encoded together in the Candidatus Omnitrophota bacterium genome:
- a CDS encoding reverse transcriptase-like protein encodes MKKLEIFIDGASKGNPGPSGIGIVVCDGSNVIRNISVFIGDSTNNIAEYTALIYGLQECLIIRADSVKINSDSQLLCRQLNGQYKVKDPGIKRLYDQAMHLFTGFKEVVIVNIPRTENKGADKLANEAVKSQDKVDLFNL; translated from the coding sequence GTGAAGAAGCTGGAAATATTTATAGATGGGGCATCAAAGGGCAATCCCGGTCCGAGCGGTATAGGCATTGTTGTCTGTGATGGTAGCAATGTTATAAGGAATATTTCTGTTTTTATAGGCGATTCCACTAATAATATTGCGGAATATACTGCTTTAATCTATGGCCTGCAGGAATGTTTGATAATCAGGGCCGATAGCGTTAAGATAAATTCCGACAGCCAGTTGCTTTGCCGGCAATTAAATGGCCAGTACAAAGTTAAGGATCCTGGTATAAAGAGGCTCTATGATCAGGCTATGCATTTATTCACCGGGTTTAAGGAAGTTGTCATTGTAAATATTCCGCGCACGGAAAACAAAGGTGCCGATAAATTGGCTAATGAGGCAGTGAAAAGCCAAGAC